The Paenibacillus sp. G2S3 region TTTATCGCAGCGGCACTTAGAGCGCCTTTCACATCCGTCGGTCCACTGGTACAAATGATTCAGGATGATTTAGGCTTATCGAACACTTTAGCAGGAGCTATTACCACTCTACCATTATTGGCTTTTGCCATCTTGTCCCCGTTTGCTCCAAAGCTAGCCCGCCGCTTCGGCTTGGCTAATGTGCTATTAATTGCCATGGTTATGCTCGCAATGGGGATTCTAGTTCGGTCGGGGGCGGGAACGGGACTTTTGTTCACAGGTACGGCGATACTCGGACTTTCTATTGCAGTATGTAATGTGCTGCTTCCGGGTCTGATTAAAGGGAAGTTTCCTCACAAAATTGGATTAATGACAGGTGTTTATACCGTTTCTATGAATTTATGCGCAGCCGTCGCTTCAGGTATAAGTGTACCGCTGGCCAGTAATGCTGGATTTGGCTGGAGAGGGACTCTGGCGATTTGGTTTATGATCGCTGCGCTAGCAACCTTGTTCTGGATTCCGCAAATGCGCAAGCTCGATCAAGGGACTGGAGCGAAGGGTTCGGTCTCTAGTGGAAATATGTGGCGCTCTTCGCTTGCTTGGAAAGTAACGATTTTTATGGGCTTACAGTCGCTGCTCTATTATGTCTTTATTGCTTGGTTCTCTGTTCTCCTTGGTGAGCGAGGGATGTCATCAAGCCATGCAGGCTGGTTACTATCGCTGATGCAAATGGCGCAGCTGCCGTTTACTTTCTTCGTGCCGTTGTGGGCAGGACGGATGAAGAACCAACGCATTTTAGTAATAATCACTGCTATACTGTATTTCATCGGAATAAGTGGGATTTGGCTGGGCAGCAGCGCTTTAATGGCTGTTTGGGCGATATGCTTTGGGATTGCCGGAGGCTTTGCCTTCGGTCTTGTGATGATGTTCTTCAGTCTACGGACCAGAAGCACTCAAGAAGCAGCGGAGCTGTCAGGAATGGCTCAATCCGTAGGTTATGTGCTTGCTGCAATGGGTCCAGCATTATTCGGATGGCTGCATGATGTGACGAATAGCTGGACAATGCCGTTAGTTTTATTGCTGGGGGCAAGTGTATTGCTGCTGGTTGTCGGACTTGGTGCTGGTAGCGATCGATATGTGGGAGATAAAAGATAGATGGTCGGTGGCTTTCAATTTTATCACCATGAACAATTTGAAAAGAGTGTATTGGCGCGGATACTGCACCAGTACACTCTTTTTTATGGCATAGGAAGAAACGCCCCTCATTCTTAGGCTCGTTTATAAGCGACGACCCGGATTCTTCGATAATCCATCACCCAGCGGCCATCCTGAAATAATGTCGGTCTAAGTTTCTGTTCCATATAAGAGAGGACTTCTTCTCGTTGAGATGGTGTTAGGACACTTAAGATTCCATTTGCAAAAGTGTTCAGCCAGGACTGGAACCCTTGCTCTCCAGCCTCTAGTGGGGTTGGACGGTCGAAACAAAGGGCGAGGTCTACAGTCAGTCCGTGTTGTTCTAGTAGTGTTGCATATTGTCCAATGCTTGGGAAGTACCAAGGCAACTGAAGTTTACCACTACATCCTATAGCGGCAAAAGCATTTGGAAGTTCAGTAACGATGGATGCGATATTGCCCAGCCCACCGAATTCAGCGACAAAACGTCCGCCTGTTCGAAGGCTAGCTGCAATAGAAGCGGCAGCTCCATTCGCGTCGGTCAACCAGTGTAGAGCAGCGTTGCTGAACACAGCATCGACCGGCTGTTCCGCAACATATCTTTGTCCGTCAGCTAAGACGAAGCTTTGCTTGGGATGCTTGGTGCGGGCAGTCTGAATCATTTCATCAGAGGCATCAATCCCTGTTACAGTGGCACCACTGGCAGCGATGGCTGCTGCCAAATCGCCAGTTCCGCAGCCCCAATCTATAATTTGTTCACTAGGCTGGGGCCGAAGAAGCTCAATCAAAGATTCTCCAAACTGAGACACAAAGGCCATGTCAGTATCATAGGTTCCGGTATTCCACTGCTGGTTCATAAGTATTCGTCCTTTCTAGTTTAGAATTATAGTGACATTTCTGATGTAGCTTCATTCTTTAATTATGTTGTATCATACCAGTCTCTTATAAGTGAAATATATAAACTGAATAACTGTGATCGGTTATGCCTATGGACATTTGAATTTGTTATCTCGCTTATATTGCTACAGTTAATTTCGCAGTATATCGTTTTAAAAATATATTGCTTTTTATCTGAAAAAGGAGTATATTATTATTTACGGTGATTATTTCACTGATGTACATAATGTGCGGTCGTGGCGGAATTGGCAGACGCGCACGGTTCAGGTCCGTGTGGTAGCAATATCGTGGAGGTTCGAGTCCTCTCGACCGCATCATCAAATAGGCTTATACAATTGCTCTTGAGCAGGTGTATAAGCCTATTTTTTATTTCTGAAGAAAATTTTGCTGGTCTTACTGATCAAATACTTGCTGTAACTAAACTTCGTAGAATGACATTGAGACGATATCGGACTGTAATGCAGCTATATTTGCTTTTTGGCTCATTTCTCTGGGGTTATGGACCGTATAGCTCTTATCGGGCTTCATTTGCCACTATATGGAACTTTTTTGGGTGAATAGCTTCATCATGAGTCCCAATGCATGCTAAAACCCCGTATTTTTAGAAAATAGGGGCTCTTCAGTCCGAAACAACTAAATGAACTATCTTTAACCGTCCATAGCTATGTACTATAGGCGGTTTTTTTTTTGCGTTCATGATCGGATTAGAATACAAAAATTAGGTATTTTTGTATTGACAGTTATATCGGCTTCCGTAATAATGATATTACGGTAACCGATATATCGCTAACAGTAA contains the following coding sequences:
- a CDS encoding MFS transporter, translating into MKASQREGNIQNRGLTDTKYDRWLLVLGIVFIAAALRAPFTSVGPLVQMIQDDLGLSNTLAGAITTLPLLAFAILSPFAPKLARRFGLANVLLIAMVMLAMGILVRSGAGTGLLFTGTAILGLSIAVCNVLLPGLIKGKFPHKIGLMTGVYTVSMNLCAAVASGISVPLASNAGFGWRGTLAIWFMIAALATLFWIPQMRKLDQGTGAKGSVSSGNMWRSSLAWKVTIFMGLQSLLYYVFIAWFSVLLGERGMSSSHAGWLLSLMQMAQLPFTFFVPLWAGRMKNQRILVIITAILYFIGISGIWLGSSALMAVWAICFGIAGGFAFGLVMMFFSLRTRSTQEAAELSGMAQSVGYVLAAMGPALFGWLHDVTNSWTMPLVLLLGASVLLLVVGLGAGSDRYVGDKR
- a CDS encoding methyltransferase domain-containing protein, with amino-acid sequence MNQQWNTGTYDTDMAFVSQFGESLIELLRPQPSEQIIDWGCGTGDLAAAIAASGATVTGIDASDEMIQTARTKHPKQSFVLADGQRYVAEQPVDAVFSNAALHWLTDANGAAASIAASLRTGGRFVAEFGGLGNIASIVTELPNAFAAIGCSGKLQLPWYFPSIGQYATLLEQHGLTVDLALCFDRPTPLEAGEQGFQSWLNTFANGILSVLTPSQREEVLSYMEQKLRPTLFQDGRWVMDYRRIRVVAYKRA